The Theobroma cacao cultivar B97-61/B2 chromosome 1, Criollo_cocoa_genome_V2, whole genome shotgun sequence genome contains the following window.
AAACAGGATACACTGCATGTTTGCTCTCTTCATGACCTTTATGCAAGAGTTTAATTGCCCAGAAGTTGCTTGAATGATGGTAGTCATCTATATTTCTCTGATATGGatatatattcatttttttgacCTGAAACTTGTATGGATAATTCACTTTCTCTCTTCCCAGCCCTTATTCTCAATATATTTCTGGAATCTATATGATTTAAATATCTGAGAAACACTGCTTTACCTGTTACTAGGATATATTGTTCAATGAATGAAATCTGGCTCCTTTATATATGCtccttttttttgtctttttgaaTTGTCATAGTAAAGTTAAAAGGCAGTTTGGGTGATTTGTGCTATGCAAGGTGGCTTATCTTTTGATGTTCTGACATTTTAAAGCAAATTTATGTCATACTTTAACGCCCTCAAACTCAATCCTTTCATCCTCTTCCCTAAAAGGTACactgacaaaaaaaaaggctgccccttttctttgttgatGAGGTTTTGGTTATTGATCATGAAGCTGCCCCTTTTCTTTGCTGATGAGGTTTTGGTCATTGATCATGAAGCTGCCCCTTTTCTCTACTTTATAAACACTACTATATTAATCAGGGACATTAGCATATGATCAAGGAATAACATATCTTCTCTGTAAATGTTGTGGGGGCTGATACAgattaaacaaatttattaatgaaatctGCAGATGAGTCTGAGGATGGAAGTGACTTATCTGATCATAATGCGGATGGAGAGGATTCCTTCATGCATTCCTATTCTGATGCTATGAATTACGAACTGAAGAATTCTACACTCAAGAAAAGCTTCATTCATGCAAATGAACAGTCCTCCCTTAAAAATGAGGTATCTTTCATCTTTTGTGTAGGGATACTATACTGGGCTTCACATGACATGCCAATGTTTAACTGTTTGTAATCAATGGCATGAGTTGTATTGTTGAGTAGAGGATCTGCGAATATAACTCATTTGTTGGCAGGAGAGCTAGTGACTTCTGCACGCTTGAATTCTTATATTGAATTTCGGGCATTTGCCATCCCAGCCTTGCTCTAGACAGGACAATGCTAGCCAAACATATAGAACCCTGTCAATCCAGACAAGCTTTATGTTTTGGGTAGCCAACATGGCCTACCAACTATCCATCGCAGTTTATGGTTTTTAATGTGGTCCTTAATGCATGAATATATCGTTGCAGGGAACATCAAATGCAACAGAAGATATGGATGAAGAGTTTACTCCTGTGGACGTGGATGTCAACCTTGTTAAAAACCTTCTTGACTCTTTTTCTTGTCAACAAGGACTTCCTGGCCCAACTTCTAATTTGCTTGGGCTGATGGGTGTACAGCTTCCTAAAGATGACAGTAAGGGCGAGTGAGATCTGTAAGCTTTGGTCTCATGCTCAATTATTTACTTGTATTACAGGGTCCATGGTTTTGTGGGGAAACTCCAATATGGAGATTGTACCGAGAAATCACTGGAATTCACTGTATATATTGTAGCTTCATCATCCTCCTTGTAACTTAAGGTAGCAAGTTGCTTTTGAAATCTATTATCTATTGAAACTCTGAAGTTGTGTTTCAGTTATTACAATTATTGTGTCATTTTTTGAGtcataatttgataaaattttcaagtcCTGTGACTTTGCGGGTTACCCTGCTGTCTAAAGAGCGAACTGTGAGCAAAGAGACTTGGAGTTTTTACAAAGCCTCGTGCTAGAGTCAAATTTTTAACAGAGCTGAGTGTTAGAGTCGAGCATACTTGATACAACAGATGATGTGCTATCAGCACTATGTAGAAAGATGTAAACTATCggatcaaaattaaaaaaaggaaagatgtATACGAATCAACGGGTATTGAAGAATGTAGCATCTTTGGCATACTTACCGAAAGAAGATGAATCCTTCTAGAAAAGAAGTGGTCAAAAGATGAGATCTTTCTGGTAAAGAAGGGTTTCCTTCTTCGTGAAAATTCTTGGATTTTTCTGTGTTTGAATCGACAATAAGACAGCCTAGGTCGAATAGTTTGCTTTGTTATTTAAAGAAAGTTAAGCTGTTGGCTTGATTAATCCAGAATAAAGGAAAGTGTCCTCAAACAATGGAGGAGACAATTTTGTGTACCTTTGCATGAAAACAAGCGTTCCCTTTCATATAATGTCTTCCagtattataattttacaacaATGTAACTTTTCTGAATTAACACTGAAAAGGAAGCAGTCACTATACAAGACTTAAATGAAACCTGACTCTATAGTTATAGAAttgaaaattaacaaaataaaacattataactTGGAGATGTCAATGTGCCCATGGGACCTATGAAAGTGGAAGTTAGGCGGccttctttcttaaaacaaggAAAGCCCAGGTCGGAGGTATTGAATGAAAATGATGATTCGGTAACATCTCATCCTTCCTTACCAGCCATCAGCCTCATCACTCGatagcaacaacaacaaccacgacaatattggaaaaaatatataatccCAGCAATCCACTTcgcttaataaataaataaataaataaaggtgGAAAACAAGGTCCATGGGGATGGAGGAGACACCAGTGACCAAAAGCTAACAAATGGGATCtcagttttctttttatgtgGCTCGGTTTGTTCTGTCTTTTTTGACATCTGctgtttttttcttccaaacTTGGACCCACCCCTTAAAAATCCCGCAATCGTCACTCACCTCCGAGGAATCCATATCTTCAACAGTTGTTGTCTGATCCAACGGTAATCATCGAATCTCTCATATATTCAACGCCGTATTTGAAGTGGCCAAAAGCACATTCAACCACTGCTTTACAAATATCTATGTGAATTCTTGGCCCTTCTCTGTTCCTATTCATTGTCTCTTTTGGGTTTGTTAAGCAAAGAATAATAAGAAGAAGATGGTGTCAAAGACAATTGATTTGTTGAAGAAGGATCTTCCTGTGGAACAAAGCTCTCTGGTTCTTTCTCAAGATGTTAAGACTGGTCTTGTTCTTGTTGACGTTGTTAATGGCTTCTGCACCGTTGGAGCTGGAAATCTGGTAACTTTCCCAAACTTTCTTTTTCCCGTAATACAATTTTGTGTCATTGCCTATATACTCTTGCATGCTTTTGATaagctaaattaattttttcttttatattttggaTAAATGGTAATGTGGGGTATTGTTTCTGTAGGCTCCAAGGCAACCTGATAAACAAATATCTGATATGGTTGAAGAGTCTGTGAGACTAGCCAAGCTGTTCTGTGAGAAAAATTGGCCTGTTTTTGCTTTCCTTGATTCCCATCATCCTGATATTCCTGAGCCTCCTTACCCTTCTCATTGCATTATTGGAACTGATGAAGCAAGATTGGTTCCTGGTACTTCGCTATTTTGATGACTACTTAttattcatgctcatttatttcttcctttaaaaatatgaatttaatgGCATGCATGTTTATGTATTTTAGCTCTCCATTGGCTAGAGAATGAGCCTAGTGCAACACTTAAATGCAAAGATTGCATTGATGGGTTCCTTGGTTCAATTGAGGAAGATGGTTCAAATTTGTTTGTTGATTGGGTTAAAAATAATCAGATTAAAGCTGTAAGTATTTCTAACAATTACAAAGAGACAGTTCAGTTTTGATTGTTGAGTTTTGCTCTTCGGTTGAGTGTATCTGGGAAAGACTTAATGTATGGTTTTACATAAGATTTTGTCTATTCTGATCTACCTTTTTCGGATTTTGAAGATCCTGGTTGTAGGGATATGCACAGATATTTGTGTATTGGATTTTGTATGTTCCACTCTATCTGCCAGAAATCGCCAAATTCTTACCCCTCTTGAGGATGTGATTGTATACTCCAGTGCTTGTGCAACTTTTGATCTTCCAGTTCATGTTGCCAAAGATATCAATGGTGCTCTGGCTCATCCTCAGGTAGTTCAAATCATAGATAACagattttaagattttaatccttgtttggttcaattttgatatgcattaaacttaAAAAGCTCGATATTTAAGAAAACATTTCTCCTGGTGAAGTAATTCAGTGAGTTTAATTTTCCAAATCTCACATCATTctacttttaattattgaataaataattcattACGTCTTGAACATTTAGTTCACCATCAGAGAGACTATAGTGGTATCATATGGATAATAGCTCTTGGGATTCTTGGAAGAACAGTTCATAGAAACTTGGCAAAAAAAGTATGAGCTGTCTTGAATGCTATACTAAGTGACAGTCTAATAACTTACAGAGGTTGGTGAGAAGCAGAAAAGTTAGTATTAAGTTACTGATGCAAGCGTAGttcttttgagtttttttatcCACAGATGCTTTCTTTTAAAACGCTTCGTTTGGTAACCATTTTCATTGGAAGCCAATGCAGTCCATGTGTCAGGAAGTAGAGAAAATAAATAGTCAATAACAACAGCACAATTGTGGATaggatgattttttttttttcagatatAAACTTAAATCAGTAATGAATACTCAGCCAATATCATATTTCATAGGACATAGGCATCATGGAGAAAGTGATTGATCACCGAATCATCTATATGACTTCACTCTGTTTTTGGAGTTTCACTTGTATATCAATTATCCAATTCTTCTTCTGGTTTCTCATAGGAACCACAACTAGATGGCATGAAAGAACCATTTGATCTGCTATGGTGTTTgtactgattttttttttttactataaattattttaaatcattgtttctaaaatttcaaacaaactGATTgctaatattttaatcttgATTCAAATTACCTTCCATTTTTTGAAGGCAGTAACGCCTGAAGTTAGAtaatttttgttcttaaatTGGACATTAGATTTTTATCATACCTTCAGCCAAAAGTTGTACATAAGAAACCAAGTTACTATGGATGCTTGCATGAATATAACCTGTTAGGCTGCACAATGGAAATTGGGATGATTAATATCAGACACGGTGGAGAGAAGTATTAAGGAAAGTATTTTGGAGAAGTGTTGAATTCCCCAATGAGCTTGCATTAGCATTAAAATTCAGTacttgaggatgaatttgctGTGTGTGTGCAGAAAAGGCTTTGCTTTCTAGCTTTTAGTTTCAGCAGACAAGAAGATATGGTGTGAACTGGATATTGAGAAATGCAAGTGAGGGGAACGCCTAAACAGACTTACACGCAcacatatgtatatacatagAGAGAGTCATTAATTCTCTTAGACATCATTTTCCCTTGGTTACTACATTAATGTGAAGGTGTTTCTACAGTaactaatctttttttttttttttgattgcAAAAGTGTTTGTGATCTGAGATCAAGTACAATAGTGATTACTCGTTGACTGTTTGCTTCAGCATACTAGAATAAGGTTGAGACTGGACATTGAGAACGTAATTTAATACAATGGATAAAGTACTGTGGTTATAATTGCAGAATGATAACCCATAATAATACCGAGGCAATGCTTAAAAAGAGACACTGCATTACTGTGAAGATGCTTTTTAAGTTACTTAGCCTAGAATGaattcaaaagatttttttttcaaggttCCTTCATCAGCCACAATAGTTTTTCCtttacaaataataaaaagaaatgtgtaaaaaaaaaaacaaaaagattgggctgcttgttttctttttgataaaaactcttttgaaattttttcctATGGCAGGATCTCATGCATCACATAGGTCTGTACATTGCCAAGGGAAGGGGAGCCAGGGTTGTATCAGAGGTCTCATTTGCTGTGTGTGTTGAAAGTGATACAGACCTGTAAACAAAGTTAGTTTGGCTCCAAGTTTGAAATCAGTGtccaagaagaagaagatgatcaCGATGTGAAGGACACATGACTTACCAGAGCCTGTATGCATCGTTTCATTAATAGGATACTTACTAGTTTATTATATGCTTTTCATTTCTGTTAAGCTTTGTCAGTACCAAGCCACGTGTAGGCTACTGGTTTGTTTAGTTTGTACTGTAAGGGAGACAAATAGCTGTATTTTGAAGATTCACTTGGCATCTGTTTCCCATAATTCTTATATCCTTACTGCATGCACTCCATAGTTCAAACCTCCAGCCGGCCCCTAAGGAAGAAGAATTGGGGGAAACCATTAGATAAGTAGACTCTGTTCTTATCACCAACTTTTCTTACCTGTCATTGGTGTagaaaataacttgaaatggCTGAGATCCCATCACTCTGATGTTGAATTGAAACAAGCAAGGCAATTTTGCTTAAACTTCTGGATGAATGAGAACGAAGAATACagataaacaaaatattcctttcacGTTGATAATTACAGACTATAAAACATTTACAGCCGACAGAAAACATGCTTTTCCAGTTcataaacaaaatgagaatagGAAAAGTGTTGCCTTCTGTGAAAGTATCACTAAAAGGAAAGTAAGCAACTTTGAGAAGAGGGACGAAACCATTATAGTATAAGCTAACACACACAACCAAACAGTTTACCTACTGCTACCAAGTCCTTGTCTTAAACCATTGTACTTCCGATGCAGTGCAGGATGTACGCAGGAAAAGATGGATGTCCTTTGCTTCTTTGGTTTGACACCAAAGATAAATGACCTCAAAGGAACTCGAGAACGACTATCTGAATGTGGCAGTTGGCCACTTTGACGGCTCCTAGATCCAGAAAGCCCCCAATCTTCTGTCAACTTTGCCAGAGTTCTCTCAACTTCAAGCTGTAGTGTTGTTACATGATCTAAACCTGCTTGCAATTCATCTGCTACTTTGTTGTTCTCTTGTTTCATGTTCAAAATCTCTCCTTGGAATTTCGCTGCTTGGTAACTTGTGAACTTGAAGTCGTCATCTTCAGCACTTGCTTTCAAAGCCTTTGTTATTTCTTCCTGAATGTCACACAAAGATGAGAATCGGTTCTTCAGTTCTTCTTTTAGTAATACACTTTTTTCCACCCAGACAGTCAATTCAGTCTGTATTTCTCTGAGGTGTTTGTATAATGGTCGCACATCGGATTTTAGAGAGTATTTTGCAGTGCTACTTCCATCTTGCTTTTGTCTTTCCTCTAGTTTTGATGCCTCAGCTACTAAGTCTTTCACTGCCGTTTCAAATTTCTGTACCTCATGGAATGCAGTGCTGAATCTTAACCAGAAATCCAAGTTCTCCTCTAGCAGTTCATCAATGTTCATCCGGAACTTTTCTTCAACTGCTGAAGTAGTTTGAGACTGGT
Protein-coding sequences here:
- the LOC18611457 gene encoding nicotinamidase 1, encoding MVSKTIDLLKKDLPVEQSSLVLSQDVKTGLVLVDVVNGFCTVGAGNLAPRQPDKQISDMVEESVRLAKLFCEKNWPVFAFLDSHHPDIPEPPYPSHCIIGTDEARLVPALHWLENEPSATLKCKDCIDGFLGSIEEDGSNLFVDWVKNNQIKAILVVGICTDICVLDFVCSTLSARNRQILTPLEDVIVYSSACATFDLPVHVAKDINGALAHPQDLMHHIGLYIAKGRGARVVSEVSFAVCVESDTDL